TTTCACAGTGTACAGATGAGGCCCTGGGAACATGGGCAGAGTCCCTGGGGAGGCACAGCCTGTTCCCACCATGATGACAGTCCCCTCTGAGCAGAGGACACCAATATATTAGGATTATGGCAAGGAGGCTGGGCAAGGCGGAGCTGCCCAGATGTCGCCATGTAGCCTGGTGACCCCGACCTCTCCCTAGGGTGGGCCCAAAGATACACATTCGGAGATTCTCTTCCTTTGTCAGGCAAGCACAGGCAATCTTGGCAACCGAGGATGGCTGGGCAGGGCGAATTGCAGAGCACGTTAGTGTTACGGCTGTCATTACTATTAACTACGTTCAGAAGGCTGGAAATGCTGCTCCCCTCCAAAGACCTGCCCCCAGCAGCCAGCCTGGTGCACACTGGCATTTGCCTGGGCCAGGGAGGCTTGGAGGCCGCAGGCTGCTCTGGGGAGGCCACGCTTCTCAGCTTAGATGGAGTCCTCTTCATTTTGCATGCTGGCCCGGGAAAACTGGATTTATCCACACGCAGCGTTGGCAGCTTGAGGTCCGACTTGCAGAAGCACAGGCAAATGCAGACGAATGCCAGCAGTCGGGACTCAGGAAAGCTGAGCTGCCCCTGAAGACACAAGCCCTTTGCCCAAAAGCTGAGAAGCACTGAAAGCCCGAAGTGGCATCTTTAATTCATGGCACCACTTAGAGATCGTATTGCTAAATTCGAATTAATAATCTTTAAACAACAACCTACAGACATGGCAGAACTATAGGCCTCGTCCCTAGGCAGAGCCTCAGGGTCTCCTCTTGCTCCCATCTTGGAATCCCAAGGGTCAGGATGGGAAGAACTGGGGGGAGCATGGGATGGGGGTGTTCCGTGTGGCCCCCTGACTGCACCTGTTGGCGAGCTGCCAAGGATGAGGAAAGTAGAAAAATTGGGAGTGATCTTTAGAAACTTACATAGCAATGAACATCACTGCCGCATCCAAGTGCTTGACTGGGGACCCGGGCTGTGGGATGTGGTATAGGCTTTGCAGGTGTTAAGCTCATGTCCTGAGCCACATGGGACACAGGCAGAGTTTGGAAGCAGTGGGGCTGTGCGTCCATCCATGACAGAGCAGAGGAGAATGGTTCCTTCCCTACAGCTGCCAGGAGGGAGTCTGAAGGGTTGAATGGGTGTCCAGAGCCGCCATCCTGATGTCAAGTCCAATGTCATAGCCAGTGGAGGAAGGCCAGCCCTAGAACTAGGGGCAGAAGTGGGAAGGGGGCTATGCGAAGACCCCCTGTGCTGGGGTGCTTCTGCAGTGATGGCCTGTGCTGTGGTGGCCTGGAGAAGTCAGGGGCCTCCCCATGACAGAGCACCAGGGGTGCCTGGTAGGAGGTGGGACGTTTCTCTGGGGTATCGGGACTTGACCCATCGGTGGGCCTTTGTCCGATGAAGAGCAGGCTTTGCCCGAGGGGGTCTTGTTCCATCTTGAAAAGCTCGTACTCCACGTGCGGGAGCCGGATGCCCAGCGGTAGGCAGCCATTGGTGGCTGTGACATCCCGCTCAGTGCCCATGGACCAGGCCCCCGCACCCCCACAGCTGCTTGGCTCAGAGAAGTTGAGCATGGCCGTGGTGACCTGGTCCATGGGGGTCACATGGGCCCGTGTGACCTCAAACACCAGCTCAGTGCCGCCGCGGACCCTGGTGGATGGCGTGCCCCTGGTGTAGCGGCCGGCGGCATACACGGTGAAGGTGGGCTGCCGGCAGGCTGGGTCTGAGAAGTGGTGGTAATACCCTTCCCAGGAGCGGCTGTGCCCGTGGAAAGTGAAGAGCCGGGTGAGGAACAGGACTGCTGGGCGCACCTCGCACCCCGAGCTGACCCACCAGCCGCCCAggtgcaggggcagggccagaggGGGCGGCAGCACGGGCGGGTGGTGCACATCGGAGCGGGCAATGAGGCCACAGGCTGGGCACGGCTGCACGTGGTGCTGGCAAAAGACAAACAGACAAACGGTGGTTGTCCCACATGGAGAAGGTGGGGTGCAGCCTGGAAAGGAACCCCAGCTCTATAGGGGTGTCAAGGCAGGGTGAGGTGCGGCctgtccctccctcctctctctcctcactCCCTGCCTTCAGTCAGGACGACCTCCTTGCTTCAGCCAGGATGGCCTCCTTGATGGAGGTCAGCCCCTGTATCCCCCGGGCCTTGGGTCTCCTGCTATCTCTTCCACCTGGAATTCCCCGCCAGCTCCTTCTTACCTCTTAGGTCTCAGCTGGGCACCAGAGAGAGCTTTCCCGAATGCCCCATGTAAGGTGGGCCTCAGGGCTGTCACACCACCCTCTTTTATATTCCTCATTCCACCCCCTGAGACTCTTCTCTCTACCCCTCACCCCTCATCAAACTGGAATGCATCATGCCTTACAGTCCTAAAAAGCCCTAGAAAGCCGGGACTGTCTCTGCGGCTACCCCATCCCCACCGCACAGGGCTTGGCTCACAGCAAGCAcatatttgttgcatgaataaATGAGAAATGAATGGAAGCATAGGTGGCCTTCGTCTTGGGACCTGAGAGAACTTGTCCTTGCTCATGCCCAGTCTGCTTGGTCCTGGAATTTGACCGTGAAAGTTGATCTTTTTCTAGCTCACTCTTCTAGGTGTTTCAGAAGTGCCGGGAACTATGCTAAGCACTTCCTGGGCAACTGGTACATGTTATAGCTGAGGGAGCTGAGACCCAGAGGGCCGGCTGGGCTGCCCAGGTTGTCCAGCCTGGAAATGGCAGAGACCAGCTGAAATGCAGCCTGGCTTACACCCGGCTGTCTGAGCTCCCCCTCTCATGTGCTCATAGCAGGTTACATCTTCCCTACAGGTAGAGAATAGAGGATTTTTGTCTTTAGAAATCTCACAGTGGAAGGTGCGCATCATTTGCTCTGCCTACCCCATGGAAAGTGGATATGGCAACAAGGATCAAAAGCCATCAAAATATGtctgagccgggcacagtggctcacacctgtaatcccagctctttgggaggctgaggtgggcagatcacttgaggtcaggagttcaagaccagcctggccaacacagtgaaaactcatctctactagaaatacaaaaattagcctggtgtggtggcacatgcctgtattcccagctactcaggaggctgaggtaggagaattgcttgaacctgggagatggaagttgcagtgagctgaaatcacaccattgcactctggcctgggggacagagcgagacaccatctcaaaaaaaaaaaaaaaaaaaaattggccaggtgcagtgcctcacgcctgtaatcccagcactttgagaggcccaggcggatagatcacgaggtcaggagatcaagaccatcctggctgacatggtgaaatgccatctctacaaaaaatacaaaaattagccaggtgtggtggtacatgcctgtgatcctagctactcaggagactgatgtaggacaattgcttgaatcagggaggcagaggctgcagtgagccaagactgtgccactgcactccagcctgggtgacaaagcaagactccatctcacaaaaaaaaaaaaaaaaaaaaaaaaattatgtctttggAAGCCCATTGCTTAAGTCTGCGTGAAGGAGATAGTTGAAATCTCGTAAAGAGCTGGGACTCAAAGATGTTCATTGTTGTGTTATTTGTTATAGGGAAAACCGGCCACACTCGGGTCttcaggtgccaccacaccctcccTTGTCCCAGGCTATGAGTTGGTTTTCCTCTGTCTTTGCCCTTATTTAAGGGCAAAGTTGTCTCTGCCTTACAAACTCTCGTGAGCTGGGTTTACCGTAAAACACGTTAACAGGAAATAGATGCTAGAGCAAATTGCGTGGGAGTAGTCTGCATTTTGGAGTGAAAAAGCTCAGCAGAcgctaaaaaggaatgagatacagatttcttcttccttctttctccttcttctccttctcctattttatttctaaaaaagaagCTGCTGCCCAGACTGTAGGCCAGAGCGCCGTTCTGGAAGGTAAATGGCCTTGGAACTTGTCAAAGCTGATGTGAGAACAAGCAAACATCTCCTGCTGTGGCCATTCCAGAAGGAAACT
This window of the Gorilla gorilla gorilla isolate KB3781 chromosome 21, NHGRI_mGorGor1-v2.1_pri, whole genome shotgun sequence genome carries:
- the APCDD1L gene encoding protein APCDD1-like isoform X2 yields the protein MPAAMLPYACVLVLLGAHTAPAAGEAGGSRLHWEPHCQQPLPDRVPSTAILPPRLNGPWISTGCEVRPGPEFLTRAYTFYPSRLFRAHQFYYEDPFCGEPAHSLLVKGKVRLRRASWVTRGATEADYHLHKVGIVFHSRRALVDVTGRLNQTRAGRDCARRLPPARAWLPGALYELRSARAQGDCLEALGLTMHELSLVRVQRRLQPQPRASPRLVEELYLGDIHTDPAERRHYRPTGYQRPLQSALHHVQPCPACGLIARSDVHHPPVLPPPLALPLHLGGWWVSSGCEVRPAVLFLTRLFTFHGHSRSWEGYYHHFSDPACRQPTFTVYAAGRYTRGTPSTRVRGGTELVFEVTRAHVTPMDQVTTAMLNFSEPSSCGGAGAWSMGTERDVTATNGCLPLGIRLPHVEYELFKMEQDPLGQSLLFIGQRPTDGSSPDTPEKRPTSYQAPLVLCHGEAPDFSRPPQHRPSLQKHPSTGGLRIAPFPLLPLVLGLAFLHWL